Proteins encoded by one window of Dialister pneumosintes:
- a CDS encoding alanine/glycine:cation symporter family protein, protein MGSLLAAVNAILSFITPISDFFWDFPKNFEWYREIPLLGDFSLAIIVLVGSGIYFTLSLGFIQIKYFKKGIKLLIQHKQIQSGISPLTAFFLSSAMRVGPGNIIGVTGAIATGGPGALFWMWISAFFGMATAYTESVLSQLFKEKRGDVYVGGLPFYARQLLGNKAWIGVVLSCIYILYAMFCLPAQGFNVVSSMGAIAEIFIGNSISVQSSFYYIVSTIVIILAAVIAFGGIKRVTKATNAMVPIMAIIYILTVAFLIVTNTHRIPYFFQSVFSGAFTPEAIFGGAFGTALVQGVKRGLMSNEAGQGTITMAAAAADARHPSEQGLIAALGVFLDTHIICTMTGFIVIMGQQWNTPVWQQSGTYPKFLLSIHAMVPGVIDSIVMGLVSLCFCLFAYTTMVGMITFSEIAANRISSSPVFINCIRGTGVFVAAFGIFCNIAGYDLSNLWAFSDLGNIIIVYCNIPLLYIGFCYVRKTTYTYMINENRFCSKEIGIKTSCWNEEHLNT, encoded by the coding sequence ATGGGAAGCCTTTTGGCAGCAGTGAATGCAATACTTTCTTTTATTACACCCATATCTGATTTTTTCTGGGACTTTCCTAAAAATTTTGAATGGTATAGAGAAATTCCTCTTTTAGGAGATTTTTCACTGGCAATTATTGTATTGGTAGGTTCCGGTATTTATTTCACATTAAGTTTGGGTTTTATACAAATCAAATATTTTAAAAAAGGTATCAAACTTTTAATTCAACATAAACAAATACAGTCCGGTATATCACCGTTAACTGCATTTTTTCTTAGTTCAGCAATGAGAGTGGGACCGGGTAATATTATTGGTGTAACGGGAGCTATTGCGACAGGCGGTCCCGGTGCTCTATTTTGGATGTGGATATCTGCTTTTTTTGGTATGGCGACTGCTTATACAGAAAGTGTGTTATCACAGTTGTTTAAAGAAAAACGTGGAGATGTATACGTAGGAGGACTTCCCTTTTATGCACGCCAATTATTAGGAAATAAAGCATGGATCGGAGTGGTATTGTCTTGTATTTATATTCTTTACGCCATGTTTTGTCTTCCCGCACAAGGATTTAATGTAGTATCTTCTATGGGAGCTATAGCAGAAATTTTTATAGGGAACTCGATTTCGGTACAATCAAGTTTTTATTATATTGTTTCGACTATCGTTATTATACTGGCGGCAGTTATTGCTTTTGGCGGGATTAAGCGAGTAACAAAAGCTACTAATGCTATGGTTCCGATTATGGCTATTATCTACATATTGACAGTAGCTTTTCTTATTGTAACTAATACACATCGAATACCATATTTTTTCCAATCTGTATTCTCGGGGGCATTTACACCTGAAGCTATATTTGGAGGTGCATTTGGCACAGCTTTAGTACAGGGTGTTAAGAGAGGTCTGATGTCTAATGAAGCCGGACAAGGAACGATTACTATGGCCGCTGCTGCTGCGGATGCTCGACATCCCAGTGAACAGGGACTTATTGCGGCATTAGGGGTATTTTTAGATACACATATTATTTGTACGATGACAGGATTTATTGTTATTATGGGGCAACAATGGAATACTCCTGTATGGCAGCAATCGGGAACCTATCCTAAGTTTCTCTTATCAATTCATGCGATGGTACCGGGGGTTATAGATTCAATTGTTATGGGATTAGTTTCTTTATGTTTTTGTCTTTTTGCATATACGACTATGGTGGGGATGATTACTTTTTCTGAAATAGCAGCTAATCGAATTTCATCCTCTCCCGTATTTATTAACTGTATTCGGGGAACAGGCGTATTTGTAGCAGCTTTTGGTATTTTTTGTAATATTGCCGGATATGATTTGAGCAATCTTTGGGCTTTCTCCGATTTAGGGAATATTATTATCGTTTACTGTAATATTCCGTTATTATATATTGGATTTTGTTATGTTCGAAAAACTACATATACATACATGATAAATGAAAATAGATTCTGCTCCAAAGAGATTGGAATTAAAACCTCTTGTTGGAATGAGGAACATTTAAATACGTAA